CTCGGTGGGAGGCATTTCCAATGTCCAACCCAAACCATACGTGAAAGTAAAGTTCGGCTTAAGGTGCCAACTGTCGCTGAAGTAGATGTTGTAATACGGAATCGTGCTCTTGTCCGTTGCCGGAGTGAGCGGCGGATTCAAGGCCAAGTTTTTTCCCGTTCGGGTAAACGCAATCTGCGAATCGGTCACGATTCCGTAGATAGCCGCAGCCATTCGATTAAAGGCGGTTGTATCCGGTCCCAAAGCTGACATGTCAACATTGGGCGCGCCATTAGAGTCCCCGAGCTGGTACACAGGGTAATAGTTGATTCCGCCACCGTTGTCTGTGCGCTGGTGATAATTCCAATTGCGTTGATACTGCCCGCCGAACTGGAGCAGATGGGTCCCATGCAGCATAGTAACGTCGTCCCGCAGGAAGTTATCGTGTCCATCCCAGAATCGCGTACGGGTCTGTTGCGTGTTCACGTTATATGGTGCAAGGACATTGTAGTGCTGCTCTCCGAGCGGCTCGATGGCTCCGCCCAAGCCGGCGAACTGCACAGGATCGCCTTGCGTGGACCACGACCAATAGTTGCGCAGATAGCTGTAGTGGAAATCGTTGGTGGTACTGCTGCTGATATTCATTGTTAGTCCGGCCACGTAATACCAAGGCTGCTGCGGACGATTCGAATTCGACGTCGGCGTGCCTAATTTATCGCCAGGGAAGAACCCGCCGATATCGTACTGGTCGGCAGTTGCTCGAGTCAGTTTGTAGATGCGGTAGCTGGTATTGAAGTGCCACTTTGCACCAAAATCATGGTCAAGCCGGACCACCCCGAAATCATCTTTTTGGGGAAGGGCGATGTTGCCCTTGAAGCCCTGGGTGTTCACTCCGTCACATCGGCTGCCAAGCAGGGAGCCGCTAATAAACGATCCGGTGCAGCCTGGATCGTTCGGGAGTGGCATGTACTTTGTCCACATTTGCGAGACGATAGGATTGATGCCGATCCCACGAGGATCGAGCGTCTTAAGGTTGTACTGGATGCCCGTGCTCGTGTCGGTCAGCAGTCCATTGCGCATGGCCGCCGTCGGAACCGGCCGCTCGATAGTGATGGAGTTCGGCCACCGGAATCCCTGGTAGTTGCCGAACATGTACGTCTTTCCGC
This genomic interval from Terriglobales bacterium contains the following:
- a CDS encoding carboxypeptidase-like regulatory domain-containing protein, whose protein sequence is MILFLALGASATFAQTGATGAIVGTVTDPQGAVVPSADVSIIDKSTNTTSKTATNSAGHYTFPNVSPGTYDIKISKQGFQTAFVRDQRVEIGRSLTEDINLPVGSVTEEITVETTGTELQTMNATVGNTVNGVALDSLPSLGRDVSTFVTLQPGVSPDGSVAGTVVDQASFQLDGGNNTNDMDGSMNVYTPSFGGDPTGGIASQLTGVGTPTGVMPTPADSVEEFKVNTANQTADFNNSSGAQVQVVTKRGTNTIHGTVYEYYLDNNFNANTWDNNLSKTPIPGYHYSRFGAALGGPIIPKEILGGKTYMFGNYQGFRWPNSITIERPVPTAAMRNGLLTDTSTGIQYNLKTLDPRGIGINPIVSQMWTKYMPLPNDPGCTGSFISGSLLGSRCDGVNTQGFKGNIALPQKDDFGVVRLDHDFGAKWHFNTSYRIYKLTRATADQYDIGGFFPGDKLGTPTSNSNRPQQPWYYVAGLTMNISSSTTNDFHYSYLRNYWSWSTQGDPVQFAGLGGAIEPLGEQHYNVLAPYNVNTQQTRTRFWDGHDNFLRDDVTMLHGTHLLQFGGQYQRNWNYHQRTDNGGGINYYPVYQLGDSNGAPNVDMSALGPDTTAFNRMAAAIYGIVTDSQIAFTRTGKNLALNPPLTPATDKSTIPYYNIYFSDSWHLKPNFTFTYGLGWTLEMPPTEQDGKQVILVDAQNNPLNLRITSTPKRMRHYRVRFLIQL